Proteins encoded within one genomic window of Brassica rapa cultivar Chiifu-401-42 chromosome A09, CAAS_Brap_v3.01, whole genome shotgun sequence:
- the LOC103841891 gene encoding uncharacterized protein LOC103841891, producing the protein MFRQSIAFTPPVHGSDAPPPQQQQSQQQPTVVNVSESSRRQQIAAASSSPVKSHPLHNFPLSDLRWAMNHANTHRLRKPSGRSPLREATNHGKGTEEVNEASGSSSFELRPEKQKKKDVVSDSAADRSGPKSTAADGRSKIFIRIRTKNNEETAEAATTAVSAATVVADVHEADDSAEPVIDADVSIGERISDGGGGGQEGDEFGPKTWNLRPRKPPTKKRSIGGNCGGSGTVLTENKTQGTVRTEAIRSRNGVDAKIATTTERKEKKPRLSISLSKLEIDEDIYSLTGSKPSRRPKKRAKNVQKQLDVLFPGLWMGNVSSDAYKVSEHA; encoded by the exons ATGTTCCGTCAATCCATAGCGTTTACTCCGCCGGTCCATGGCTCTGATGCGCCGCCGCCGCAACAGCAGCAATCTCAGCAGCAGCCGACGGTTGTGAACGTGAGCGAGAGCTCTAGAAGGCAACAGATTGCAGCGGCTTCTTCCTCGCCGGTGAAATCTCATCCGCTTCATAACTTCCCGCTTTCTGATCTCAGGTGGGCTATGAATCACGCCAATACACATCGGCTCCGGAAACCATCCGGCAGATCTCCACTCCGTGAAGCTACTAATCATGGCAAAGGGACTGAGGAGGTGAACGAAGCATCTGGCTCTTCATCCTTTGAATTGAGACCggagaagcagaagaagaaggatgTTGTCAGTGACTCCGCCGCAGATCGATCCGGACCTAAGTCAACGGCGGCGGACGGTAGATCGAAGATCTTTATCCGGATCCGCACGAAGAACAACGAAGAAACAGCTGAGGCCGCCACCACAGCAGTCTCCGCCGCCACCGTCGTCGCTGATGTTCATGAGGCTGATGATTCAGCTGAGCCGGTGATTGATGCTGATGTATCTATCGGTGAACGGatctccgatggtggtggtggtggtcagGAAGGAGATGAGTTTGGTCCGAAGACTTGGAATCTGAGACCGAGGAAACCGCCGACGAAGAAGCGTTCAATTGGAGGAAACTGTGGTGGAAGTGGAACAGTATTGACGGAGAACAAAACTCAGGGAACGGTTAGAACAGAGGCGATTCGATCCAGGAACGGTGTGGATGCTAAGATTGCGACAACGACggagaggaaggagaagaaaccGAGGTTATCGATCTCGCTATCAAAGTTGGAGATAGATGAGGATATCTACTCGTTGACCGGATCAAAACCTAGCAGAAGACCAAAGAAGAGAGCCAAAAACGTGCAGAAGCAGCTCGAT GTTCTTTTTCCAGGTTTGTGGATGGGTAACGTTTCTTCAGATGCTTACAAGGTCTCAGAACATGCTTGA
- the LOC103841895 gene encoding uncharacterized protein LOC103841895 codes for MDQFLAVFFCENNVPTTRVSLKTLMQSKSKVKTQKQKKKTKSRCIYINKTSHMLLANLTMDRYQHVYVMRHGHRLDNFDPDWAAKAARPWDPPLFKDGMVRAFQTGQRIGSQTGFPIHRIFVSPFLRCIQTASQVVAALSSLPNAMSSIDKTKLKVAIEDGLCEMMNSVAIWPEVSPIDGKFDFNISDLEAMFPEGMVDHNVDPIYKEIPQWGESKEKCRERYVKVVKTLADKYPTENLLLITHGEGLVTTFSNFYKDTTVLEVDYCAYVQLRREVSSKDGSVVETGEYEVSQSGIRFSHDPVTIQTPI; via the exons ATGGATCAATTCCTCGCAGTTTTCTTTTGTGAGAATAACGTGCCAACTACAAGAGTTTCCTTGAAAACTTTGATGCAAAGTAAATCAAAAGTCAAgactcaaaaacaaaaaaaaaaaacaaaatctcgttgcatatatataaataagaccTCCCATATGTTACTAGCAAATCTAACAATGGATAGATACCAACACGTCTATGTGATGCGTCACGGACACCGACTCGACAACTTCGACCCAGATTGGGCAGCAAAGGCTGCTAGACCTTGGGATCCTCCTCTCTTTAAAGACGGCATGGTTCGAGCGTTTCAAACCGGTCAAAGGATCGGAAGTCAGACCGGGTTTCCCATTCACCGCATCTTCGTCTCTCCTTTCCTCAGATGTATTCAGACAGCTTCCCAGGTGGTGGCAGCTCTCTCCTCCCTCCCCAACGCCATGTCTTCCATTGATAAAACAAAGCTCAAG GTTGCTATTGAAGACGGCTTGTGTGAGATGATGAACTCGGTGGCTATATGGCCTGAGGTTTCTCCTATAGATGGAAAATTTGACTTCAATATCTCGGATCTTGAAGCTATGTTTCCTGAAGGGATGGTGGATCATAATGTGGATCCTATTTATAAAGAG ATACCACAATGGGGAGAGTCTAAGGAAAAATGCAGAGAAAGATATGTTAAAGTTGTAAAGACTCTTGCCGATAAGTATCCTACAGAGAACTTGCTCTTAATCACCCACG GGGAAGGATTGGTAACAACATTTTCAAACTTCTATAAAGATACAACCGTCCTTGAAGTAGACTATTGTGCTTATGTTCAATTGAGAAGAGAGGTGTCAAGTAAAGATGGGTCTGTTGTTGAAACTGGGGAGTATGAGGTTTCTCAATCTGGAATCAGGTTTAGTCATGATCCTGTCACTATCCAAACACCGATTTAG
- the LOC103841896 gene encoding transcription factor DUO1, whose amino-acid sequence MKKMEATKKEDIKKGPWKAEEDEVLINHVKRYGPRDWSSIRSKGLLQRTGKSCRLRWVNKLRPNLKNGCKFSADEEKTVIDLQSQFGNKWARIATYLPGRTDNDVKNFWSSRLKRLARILHNSSDASSSSCFDPKPNKGKNVKPIQSQSFGLVEEETRASSATTSKILPYSSPLSDQVDDEALIRSPELGIKLENHQPFTFGTDLDDPFFYDILGPADSSEPLFGLPQPFFEPSPAPRRFRHVSKDDEESDVFLHDFPADMFDQVDDQTRSP is encoded by the exons ATGAAGAAAATGGAAGCGACGAAGAAGGAAGATATCAAGAAAGGTCCATGGAAAGCCGAAGAAGACGAAGTGCTCATCAACCACGTCAAGCGTTACGGTCCTCGTGACTGGAGCTCCATTCGATCCAAAGGCCTTCTTCAACGCACCGGAAAGTCATGCCGTCTCCGTTGGGTCAATAAACTCCGTCCCAATCTCAAAAA TGGCTGCAAGTTCTCTGCGGATGAAGAGAAGACGGTGATTGATTTGCAGTCGCAGTTTGGTAACAAATGGGCGAGGATCGCCACGTATCTACCGGGAAGAACTGATAACGATGTGAAGAACTTCTGGAGCAGCAGGCTAAAGAGGCTCGCTAGGATTCTCCATAACTCCTCGGATGCATCGAGTTCTAGTTGCTTCGATCCAAAACCTAACAAGGGCAAAAACGTCAAACCAATCCAGTCTCAGAGTTTTGGTCTTGTTGAAGAAGAGACTAGAGCTTCTTCTGCTACCACTTCCAAGATTCTTCCTTACTCATCACCATTATCAGACCAAGTTGATGATGAAGCCTTGATCAGGTCGCCGGAACTGGGTATTAAGTTAGAGAATCATCAGCCTTTTACCTTTGGGACTGATCTCGACGACCCTTTTTTCTACGATATACTTGGACCGGCTGATTCTTCTGAGCCCTTGTTCGGCCTTCCTCAGCCGTTTTTTGAGCCCTCTCCGGCTCCGAGAAGGTTCAGACATGTTTCGAAAGATGACGAAGAGTCTGATGTTTTCTTACACGATTTCCCTGCTGACATGTTTGATCAAGTTGATGATCAAACTAGGAGTCCTTAG